The Branchiostoma lanceolatum isolate klBraLanc5 chromosome 1, klBraLanc5.hap2, whole genome shotgun sequence genomic sequence CACTTAATGTATAGAAACTGCATAAATCTTGATCTGTACTTTTTATCACAGTTCAGTCTATCGTCACTAGCCAGACTTTTCTGACATTCTATTCCTTTTTGTCCAGAATTCTTGAGGCCTTCTTGGCTCAAACAAAATGATGCTGAATAATAAAAGACAGAATGTACTTGATTTATTGACATAATTACTAACCAGTCTGCAACTGATGCCATCTCCTCATCTGGTTGGTTTCCCACGACATGGTCGATAAACTTCAGCCCGATGTCTGGTCTACAGACAAACATAAAAGTCATTCAACAAGCTCAGACTCTTTTGTAGCATATATGTGAGGTTTTTAAACATAGGCTATGTATACTATCAGACAAAAACTGCATGTTTGCAAGAGGAGTAAAAGaagccatatacatcagggcctagaaaatatcaatgaatgaatttaaAGATGAAGGATGCCAAAAGCTATCTGCCGTTGAATCCACTGCTCACTAAGTtatcaaaaaatgaaatgttttatcTGCATCAGTTGAcaacatacaaactgtacacGTAGAAGCAATGGACTGCTCAGTTCTTGACATATAGAGTGTGGTGTTGTACAGTCCAAAATTTGTTAAGTACAAGTTTGTCTTGTGTTGTTACCAGAAATCACGTTTCATCACTGCTTCAGAATGGACTCTACAGGCACAGATGAAAATTCAACCTACGCCATAGAATGTACTAACTATATGTAGACCTAGAAATTACGTACAGTTTCTCCAGCAGCTTGTCCTGTGGGTACAGGGGTTTCCGGTATCCTGGCAGGAACATACCACTGAAGCTTCCTCTCTCCACAAACGTGTGAGTTGTGTCACCGTACTATAAACACAACGCATGgtactgtcaatcaaaatgtagTGACACTAACAAAGCAGGATGAaaagtgggggaggggggacaaGGCAGACTTTTTGTTGacatcataatgattataatttgaatcctccggcagccatgttggagtACAGCAGCTACATGTTGGCTCGTGTAACAGATGAACAATGTACTCCAACATGGCACAAACTTTAtcataaaatcattaaaaaaaagcctGTATTGGAGGTTGTCTTCTTTCACAGTAAGAGTATCAAGAGTTGGTGTTACTTAGCCTAACGAACATCGAGATGGAATGTTTATTGAGCTTTAAACACACGTACTGTTTGGACGGTCGCGAATCTGACAGTCCCGCCATCGTCCGACTCCTCCCAGATGTCTTTCACCACCTCCGCACCTCGATCTTTGGCAGACTACAGATAAAACAACAAAGATGTTGTAATAAAAGCTTCtgcatttttttcctgtcattgTAAGTGATAAAGACACACACAGTATACTAATCTTATTCTTAGACTCCTGAAACAATCTTTGTTTCCTACTGTCTTGATCTTCGACTGTGAGTTGAATTTTTACCATTCAAAAACACTCTAAATAAAGATTCCAAGATTTGGTAGGAAAGACAACATGCCAAGGGGTCTCTGCATTAGTGTCTGTGGTTATAGATTGTTTCCTCTCAgatactaatactagtaatagggTCTTGCTTGATTAGGTACGCACTTTTCAAATGTCATCTCTACAAGGGGAGTATTCAGGTACTTTACATATTCCTATGGTTCAACTGATGTTTATGTTTTAATCTTTATCAATTAGTGCTAACCTCACCTTGACAATGGCCTCCAGGTCTTCTACACTGAAGGAGACATCTTTAACTCCGTCACCATGCTTGACCAAGTGATCGCCCATTTctgattgaaaagaaaaattgaaaccATGTTTCAGAATAAGATATATACATTGCGTTTCTTCACTCTTCCTGTCAATGTTCAATGTTAGTCAAACCTTTGATGAAAATAGACGGATGGTAATAatataattctgccaccctgaaaagatatgaccaaacagatctccaacccaacatcccccagtatgatgcactcctgtatatctaaactgtgcatacctgggctgctgagatctctcaaacccactgtttttcaaagtggtggactttatgtaacccggcagattaatgttaatagagGTTAATGATAATAACAGCTACAACAGTCAAACCTTCATTTCCTGGGTTCAGGGCAGACTGGAACACAAACACGATCTGTGGAAGAGACATCAAaacttactgtacatgtagatttgaaATAATGAAGACAGCAGCATGTAAGGTAGAGTCAGATCTTAAGACTTCAAATGCTGAGGAATTCAATAAGTTTTATCATCTATGATCGTGacattttgtattgtgaattctAAAATCTTTAAAGCACAACATAGAAGACCTAATACTAATCTATCTTACTAAATGTGTTAAAATGATAAATTCAGGTTGAGAGAAGTAAGCTTTTTTACATTTCCCTGTATTTGTTTTGatgaaaaacacagaaaaaacacaggaaaacacacacaaaataattgAACAATTAATATGACAAAAAACAAAAGGATGTCAAATTGACAGATTTAATGTAAAACCTAATGTAAGTTCAGATATTCATGCAGTTCTCCTATTTTTCATACCCGTATTCaagttttgtattgtgaatattGAAATCTTCTAACCACACTAATTCATCTAaactcaagcagatgttggggtgagaGATTGCAGTGTTTTCTTACAGTCAGCCTTCTCTGACTACAGAAAAGGTTACCATGATACCATCTTTCACCACAACATCTGCTTCGATGTTATAATTCATCATGCCAAATGACaatgatgtaatttgtatctctgttatatttcatttgacctttacctcttccctcatgacctcaatgaaaagtggcctacaggccgatttgagcttctcatgaataaacaaaggttgaaacaaacaaacaaagggagCTTCATGAATGGATGAGGGAGCGTTCTTACGTCTGCCTGCCTCACGGCGTGCGACACGACCTGGCGACTCCCGGTCTCCAGACCCTTGTAGCAGTACGGCGTGAAGCCCATCCGCGTACAGTACCACGACGCCGCCTGAAATAAACACAGCCAATCAGGTGACACGCTTTTGCACATTGTACTTCTTACACTTGGCAGTCGGTAACTGTAAGAATgctaattatcatcatcatcatcggtcgactgCGGCGCAGACGACTGTGAGCTTCGCCCAGTCCCTCTTGTTGTTGGCCATGTCGGCAATCTGTTTTGGTGTAAGTTGTTTGTTGTGGTCCCCCAGGAGCTGCTGGATGTAGTTGAAGTAGGAGGTGGGTTGACGACCGCGTCTGCGTTTGCCATGCGATGGAGCATACAGAGCATATATCCTGGCAGGTTCATCGTCAGGCATACGTAGTATGTGGCCGAGAAAACTTAACTGCCTCCGTCTCACATGTTCTATCAGAGGACTTGTTTTGGTCATTACATAAATGCTGTTGTTAGCTACCCGGTCAATTCTTTTGATGCTCAGCATAACTCGGTAGCATGAGGTAGCGAAGGAGTTGATTCTGTCCTCCATGACCTTGGTGATTACCCATGTCTCACACCCATAGGTAAGCACTGTTACACATGTAGCCTGAAAAAGTTTCACCTTGGTGGAGATTGGAATGTAATCACTCTTCCAAAGGTGTTCCAATTTCCAGAAAACGCCCCATGCTAGTGCTCTACGTCTCCTGAGGTCATTGCTACTTGAGGCCATCATTGAGCCAAGGTATCTAAAATCTTGGACCTGTTTGATGGGTTCTCCGTACACGAGAAGAGGCTGACCCGGGTCAACATTGTAGCACATATATTCTGTTTTAAGCACACTGATGGTAAGATCTAACTCAGCAGCAGCTGTGGCAGTTTTAGTCAGTTGTTCCTGTGATCTTGTTCTTGTGGATTCTAGAAGGGCAATATCATCTGCAAAGTCCAGATCGTTAAGCTGCTTTGCTGGATGTCGTCTGGATGCCCTTGGGTGCGTCACTATCCCCGAGTCAATGTCCTTTGTGGCCCTCCTCAGAAGGTAGTCAATAAGGATAATGAATAAAAATGGTGCCAGAACGTCACCCTGGAGAACTCCGCTAGACACATTGAAGCTCTCAGAAACATATCCATCGACCATGACTACACTTTTTGGGTTTCTATACAGGACACTGATGGCATTGACTACTACCTGGGGGATACCATAGTGACGCAACACACCGAACATCATTTCCCTATCTATCGAGTCAAAGGCTTTTTTGAAATCGATGTAGGTCACCCACAGTGGTAGTTGTTGTTCTTTAAAGCCTTCAATTATCCTTCTAAGAACATGGATTTGTTGTGCGCAACTGCGGCCTTCCCGGAAACCAGCCTGATTTTTCCTCAGGATGGAGTCTACCTGGCTACGTATCCTATTGAGAAGGATCTTGTTGTATACCTTTGCCGCAATAGACATAAGGGAGATACCTCTATAGTTTGTCATTTGTGTTAAGTCACCTTTCTTTGGCAATGGTATGATGATGTTAGTGATCCACTGCTCAGGTGGGACGAGGGTGGTGTACACTTCGACGCAGAACTCGTGCAGGACTTTAATTATCGTGGTGCCACCGCCTTGGAGAGCTTCCGCAGTAATACCAGCATCCATGCCGGCGGCCTTCTTGCGTTTCAGTTCTTTTACAGCTTTTGCAGTTTCCTCCAGAGAAGGTGGGTCAGTAGCAATGGGAAGGTCTTGTTCTGCAGGTAGAGGCATGTCTTTTGTAGACCTGATGGTGTTGTTCAGTAGAGAGCAGAAGTAATCCTTCCATTCCGAGAGCAGCTCTGTGTCGCTGGAAGGAGGCAGACCATTCCTTTTCTTGACCTTAGCTCTTACCCTCTGGTTCTTTCCAGACAGGTCATGGATAATTTTCCAGGTGGTAGAGTACTCTCGTTTTTGGTCGGCTGTAACCAGATCGTCAATCTGGCTGTTAAGGGCTCTGAGTCTGTCGCTCTTGTACGCCTCATTAAGGGCACTGTTTAGACTCCTCCAGGTTTCTTTGGACTTCCTTGTACCTGACACCAGGAATCTCCTTTTGGCTTGGTCCCTGTCTGCTTTCAGCTTAATGGTTTCTGCTGACACCCAACTTGGCATACCACAAGGCTTTTGTTTCCCGACTACTTTTTCTGCTGCATCCTTGACGGCCGTTTCAAAGGCGTTATATCTGTCCGTAATGGATTCACCGCTGTCTGGAGGTTGAATGGCACTAAAACGATTTGATAGTTCAATCTCGAATTGCTCCCTGGTGCTGGTATTCCGTAGTGCATTCCAGTTGAATCTGTTACGTTTGCACGGTTTTCCTCTGGATGTTCTTAAACTTATCAACAGGGTGATACTTACAATCCTGTGGTCCGAATCGAGTTCAACGGTGTTATATGCCCGGCAGTTCCGGAGGGAATTGACCCATTTCCTGTTGATCAAGATGTGATCAATTTGGTGAACTGAACCTGCAGGGTGAGTCCAGGTCCACAGGCGCCCTCGTGGCTGTGGGAATCGCATCTGTGCGGGGCGTAGTTGCAGTTCTTCGCATATGGCGACTAGTCTTTCCCCGTTGTCATTGGTCTCGGAGTAGAAGCAGTGCTTATCCACAACTGTAGGGCTTGTCATATGGCTGTCGTGTCCAATCCGGGCATTAAAATCGCCAAGCACTAGTTGGACGTTATGTCTTCTTATTCGCTCTAAGTGGCTGGAGAGTGACAGGTAAAATCTATCCTTCTCctcatctgctgcactctctgtTGGAGCATGAATAACCGTGACAGTTAGTTGAGGGTTACCGTAGAAGGTTGCAGCTAGAATTCTGGGTGAGATGGACTCGACATTCTGGAGGCACTTATACACATGTTTGGACAACAGTAAGCCAATACCGCCGACCCTTCTTTCCGAGGCCGAACTGTACAGCAGGATATAGCTTTTGTCTTCAGACCACAATTCATCAGTCGGGTTGGTTGTAAGGAGGCGGTGCTCCTGGATCCCGGCAATATCAATGCCTGCATCCAGGCATCCCAAGAACAGCTGGTGGGTCttaccttcttggtgaagggtACGGACATTGTACGTTGAAATCACAAGTGATTTGGAGACAGACAGATGAGTTCTATTTGAACCAGAAGCAGACTTCAGCGTCATGGGGACTGTAGACTCTCAcagttttcaaaatcaaaaaaatGGGTCCAGGGTTTATTTCAATCCGATCCTGGAACTGTCCGGGTGATTGGCCCTGGACAGCTTTTATACGGATGGTGTTTGGGGGCCGTTGGGGTCACAAGATGAATGGGCAAAGTAAGTAAAAGTCAAGAAACTCAAAATGAAatacagtgggaggggggcagaactGAAACAATAATACATGTCTGTCTAACAAAACAGAACCCAAAAAGGAACGTAAAAAGACTTTAAACCCTAACTAAGGTACTTATCAGCATTGGTTATGAGCTTCTCTGGATTTCCCCAACAGAGGATGGAACTGGATTCCTTTCCTCTGAGCTGGAAATCCCTAGGAGGCAGCCATCTTGCTTGACCCCTTGACCCCCACAATCAGTTACAACTCTTGTAAAAAGTAAGTAATTATACTGGAAATTatacttgaaatatttgcagcatTTTTATCTCTCCaatacaaaatcatgacactgcaaatttgcatttccattgtattactactgtaccacagaattgtttcaaggATGTGGAAACAatgtgaaaatgaatgaatttataaTATGTGTACTGAAAATCATATGGAATGGATTATCCCTGATGAATTATGACATGTCTTAGACACACACGCATTCTCAAGCAATCAGTGACAAGGGTATATGTGTCTGGCGCCATTCTGGAATAAATCATGTTCAAGCACAAATGGCCAAACTATCAATTGCACTTTGTACTTTGGAGTTGGTAACTGTTGGTTTTATCGATGGGTTTTTCCTGCATGCAATCTTTAAAGTCTTCAGTTTTTGTGACTGAAAGCTCTTCATCGCCTTTGCATTACTGGGGATTTGAAAAGATAAACATGATAGAAATCTATCTATGTTGTTCATAAACATGTAATGACAAACTTTACAGAATGAAGTTTAATTAGTAGAGCTTTTGAGCAATGTATGGAACATTCACATGATTAAAagatttgatattgatatcatatattAATTATAGattaaagattaataaatagataaataaagataTGAGATACAACTAGAGAATGAGGGatcaaattacattttgtaataaatAATCCTACCCCTGACATTTATTAATGGCTTAGCCCAGATGAATTATGACACGCCTTGGACACACCTCTTTTTCCAACCAATCAGCGTCGAGGACCTACCTGGCGCCATTTTGGGATGTACCACCTTCCCATACACAAAGAAATTATATAAATAATAACGATGCGATTTACAAAAGCAGAAGACTTACTTGCATGGCATTTCCAACCCAGAAGGTTACGTGGTCGAAGGCGACAAACTTGCCGGCCTCCGGCTGAAATAAAAGAAGATTAAATCTGTTTTAGATAAAAATCGATGCGTTGGTCCACCATGCCACGAGATCTCGACAGCACGAAACGCACGGAAACTTCGCAAACGATTACTGCGTTTTTGCAGCGGTTTGTCACTGACCTTGGCGCCCTTGTCCTCGTACGTAGTCTGCAAGGAAAGAAGAGATCATTAGTAGTTAGATCTATGGTGAATTAACCCAGTAAATAGCTAGTTTTTGCAACCATATTCACCAAAACTGAGGCGCTGATATCTTACCATGTTGTTTGCCCTTGTGGCGGTGACAAGAATGGCGGCGTCTAGGGGTGTCACGTGATGGACTATTCCAGAAAGGTAGAATTGTGATGTCACATTATGGCATTTATCTTTAATAATATCCCATATTAACGTAAAACAATTATCATTATACTGTTGTCTTCTTGCAAATTATGTGTTGCTACCGCTGTTTGTATCTATTCAAATAAGAGGAGACATATCGGCACCCCTATATGTCAATGGCATAGTCTGTAAAGATCGAAGGGTTAACCGGGTGTCTAGCACGCGCGTAGTGACGTAGGCATGGAAAAGTGCGACAGGTGGAACAACTTCATTTGCCGCTAAAATTATAATGGATCGACAGTAACAAATGGTTCTTTTTTGTCGATAGGCATTCGACCTCGCACACCAATTGCTCGAGAATCTGTGCGGACAAAGTTGAAATCTGGACAAAGCAGACGCCTTTAATAGATTTTCCTTTGAACAATGAGTAGACAACTATCAAATTGTAACATTAGAACAGGAGTCAAACAACCCTTTTGGCTTCGTCACAGAAAAAACGCAAAGGGAATGGTGGATCTGCCGCAGGCTGCACCAAATAGGGTAAGAAATGCATGAACACAGTGTTCTCGACATTGTTGCTGCATTTTACATTTAGACTGCTAGGCGACGCTGTTGCGCCGTGCTGTAAAAGAAACCTACGGGCGTCGACCTTCAAattatacaatttacaaacgTACGCCGTCGAAAGATGTTAAAGCGAAGTAGACCAACTTTGATTTGCACTGGAGGATGATATAGATACTTTTGACTTAGAGCAGAACATGACACATAGAAAATAAGATACAATAACTAATCAATCTAGAAAGATGCAGGCTCGTAATGATAACGGTTATATTTCTTGAAAATTCAAGATAGACAGATGTTCAATTTTTGTTTAGTAATATATATAATGAAGTTTGGTAATATCAATGATGCAATGTGTACAAGAAGTCACGAATACCAATCATTTGTTGCATAAATAATCAAAGTTCTTCCCTTTCTATCTACAACTTACTGTAGTGACTCTTATGGAAAAGCTGGTTACGTTTAGCTTTGCTGAATTTACACAGAACTACATCTAAAACTCAGACATGATCGAATCTACACAACCTAACCCCCATCGTGTCGCCTCTACCGTCCGTCCAGACTCTACATATTTTCACTCCTTCTATCAACTTGTTGATCGTCCCCGGAAGGTTTTTACAAACCTCTCCCCTTCCAACAACCGACATATGTCTGTCCTAAGTgttttgacccctgaccccccAATATTTATCTATCTCCCGTTTCTCCTCCCCTGTCCAAGTGACGGAGTATATTAAAGGTCTCCCACCTAGCGCGATCGGATCAGGACCATTTGATGATTGCACCCTTTGAGCCCCGCCCGCTCTAATGAAAACCAAAACCCAGCTTGTGATAATTAGGAGCAGAAAAGTCGGCGCCGCAGATTCCTGGCAACCGTCCTGACGAAATGTTGACGAAAAAGTGATATATTATTTTTCTCCCAGTCGTAAACAGTGCGAggcacatgtacagtagagtgcCACTGGGGACAGTAGTGTTTATTCAACCATTAAAGCGATAAAACTAAAAGAAGACGACAGTGACTTCCTTACACTGGTGTGAATGGAATCAAAACTCCTGTTCTTTTACTCTATGATTACTAAAAAGCCAAAAATGTCTATTAACTGCTAATAATCCTCTTCTGCATTTAATAAGCGTACATTTTTCTGTGATGTTTTAGTCTCGATCTGTTTGAAATAATAGGATCATGTTTGAAATTGATATGGCAAAAGTACACTTGGCAACATTATACATCTTTgcaaatatttacatatatataaatgtccCTACCATAGAAATGATACGACTGACCTATGATATCGACCTGGACTTCTCTCTCGCACTCACAGCTTCGAAGAGAAATATATAGAGATACAATGGACACATAAACAGCCAGCTTTCTTAATCTATTGATGAAAGTCACTTTAATTTCAGAGTAAAGGCTCAACATTTGTTGTAAAACATATACATGGCGCTGTCAGTACCTCACGAACTGATGAATTGGTGATTACAAATGCAAGACGTCTAACCtttatttacaattttacatgtatctatctttcGGATGACGTAGACATGAATTCCAAAATGGCGCCGTTACCACTAGTCGCGTATATAAAACTCATCCAAAGTGATGTTTATGAAAACGTTTTGTCTACCATGTCTGTCATGAGAGAACACAACATTCGTGTTTCGTTATTTCTTTGGCGGTGAGTTTTTGCGGAAATACATACTGAAAATTATACCAATGTCAATTAATGCTAAACGCTATGTACCAGTATTGTATTCAACACATATATGTACATCGTCACATATAAAGGAATAGTTTTGTTAAGAATCTGAGCGTAGTAGTGTTAAATATTGGACATAAATTTATGACAAGTGACGAACGCGGAGCTGTACTATAACGTTATACGCAATATCAATATTTATTAGTTCTATGTACAAGCTAAAATTGTAATACTGTCGAAATTCTTCTATCAACGATTTTCTGTCAGCAGCACGAGAAAATAACAACTCTTTTAAAAGCTATACATAATCATATAGTTACTAGTACCATTATTACTCGGTCGAAACTTGAACGCTATACAGTTGGATATACAACAGAACATGCGTaccactactctccaagcagaggttagtggggaagattgtgacgttTTTATCTATCCTATGCCCCGATTATTTGTCGGCTCTTCCCGGTGGGGACTGGAGTTCAGCTTGTTCGAATCACCAAATCTCACGGTCTAGACAATTTATCTATGAATTATATTGAGATTCTAAACTTTTCAGATCGATTTTAACAAAATGAATGACACAAAATGACCGACAGATACTATTTGCctaaacatttctttctaaaaaATTGGACAGTTTAATGTGAGCGTTTTTCTGGCTCAAATGATACTATTTTTCTGGTAAATGGACTCTTTCCCAGCGTTCCTTTACCGTACATCATACAATTAACGCTACCATTGCGTACTGGCGTAGAAGACCTTCTGGGAATACAGTACATAGTCCTAATTGAATGAAGGCAAGCATATCCATACCCTGCAGCCTGACATGGAATGGTTTTAATTAAATCCGAAGTCCCGAGCTGCGTTTGCAGGGGAAACGTTGCTATTGGCAAGTGGCACGAATCCAAACATTCGTTTTCTTGACAAGAAGCACTCCTTTCTTTCTCCTTCCTCCCGTATCGTGTGCGACTTCCTCTGTGGCCCAGAACAGTAGCGTCGAGTTTCAAAACAACCCCGGTCAAGTTCGCGACACTGTGGGTGGCCCGTAACTCCCCAAACCAAAACTATTCTTACACATAAGTCTTCTATTTCCCAATTTCTGCCAACCTGTCCGATAGAAGGAGTGCAATAATCTATCGCCAGTTCGGACATTTTTGGAGGTTAcaaattgt encodes the following:
- the LOC136445188 gene encoding 4-hydroxyphenylpyruvate dioxygenase-like; its protein translation is MTTYEDKGAKPEAGKFVAFDHVTFWVGNAMQAASWYCTRMGFTPYCYKGLETGSRQVVSHAVRQADIVFVFQSALNPGNEEMGDHLVKHGDGVKDVSFSVEDLEAIVKSAKDRGAEVVKDIWEESDDGGTVRFATVQTYGDTTHTFVERGSFSGMFLPGYRKPLYPQDKLLEKLPDIGLKFIDHVVGNQPDEEMASVADWYEKTLQFHRFWSVDDKQIHTQYSALRSIVVTNFEETIKMPINEPATGKRKSQIQEYVDYYGGAGVQHIALNTSDIITAITNLRERGMNFLVVPKTYYKNLRERLKTAKIKVKESMDVIEKLNILIDFDDNGYLLQIFTKPVEDRPTLFLEVIQRHNHTGFGVGNFKSLFEAIEADQQARGNL